One Drosophila virilis strain 15010-1051.87 chromosome 5, Dvir_AGI_RSII-ME, whole genome shotgun sequence DNA window includes the following coding sequences:
- the nahoda gene encoding uncharacterized protein nahoda isoform X1 — protein MSINKRLEGVAAARLLAATLLTLVWLKLGAEAHVALTYPPARALDLDFLDNSRTKAPCGMPKGSIRTSLLSGSMFNVTWHLAYPHKGGFRLQLLDALDRPVLDLTPHVNNSEFVRTDVTAQSYQVNIPKDFECFNCTLRLLRQADEWSSNYRFWSCADVDIKQRKDFKESCSGKGKYFPSRCKCEKNYYGPQCQYRDECTSNADCGAQGKCIDLDGTSLPRRQCYCNLGWHGIGCTKRSPYKSTSLDLSAFTKKELSPDYHMYWRLLEEQKEIEIVLKVNGTSWVGLGWRPRGLTPECKNFPLIKDIGDLTTTLENTGSEHAEPEPKSEPEPKSEPEPKSEPEPKSEPEPKSEPEPKSEPEPKSEPEPKSEPEPKSEPEPKSEPEPKSEPEPNAEPTAEPSAEPSTKTKRVAKHEDELASIDGVTSVATSVSYRVSTKSGRSRRQATEPNSTAEPKSEPEPTTTSEPVPKSEPEATTNAPEPKSEPEPKSEPEPKSEPEPRSEPEPKSEPEPKSEPEPKSEPEPKSEPEPKSEPEPKSEPEPKSEPEPKSEPEPKSEPEPKSEPEPKSEPEPKSEPEPKSEPEPKSEPEPKSEPEPKSEPEPKSEPEPKKSANLESAEPKYKLNPYTPRHDFNPMDCTDIVIGTARGMASRVGDYYTRDRSTPRSDEFYGGKSDLALGTGFEENGVTTIIFRKKLVASDATDHTLDDALTHVIWAKGQEPGSYVHVPASGLETESSSVKDFYQPDELKYHGHKLQRGVTQINFFEKDKPAANTDRSDLSSNVLDNDCYGHWKYPSNCSPQEHSCEYYASWETVGRGDEMRWHIETSNTQTWTGIGFSDDQRMSQTDAIIGWVDGRSGRPFLMDTWVLGYAPPKLDERQDIYNASGRIEKGVTILEFNRKRVSNDEQDLSFTDDHCLYLFFPVLGGAFNVVNKKTRKHEQVPPISPQRVCIKSCGKELESVFVGTSTPAPSRLVYAVGVKLMNLAESFEAPKPGTVDFNNLAATISDSFNGILSSIPGYYKTEILGFEKEGSTMVAKVQAMFDKADVEKLHTLDTNNVEKTSEAAVQKNAEAIKAALLDQIATGKVGSLTVDPQFLDFEALEYKSAVDTSAKDTLLSFFDLSETRLYIVLGLIAALVLIALIQAFCTILKTSRKSKNTKEKLIQNSPWKEFASNTNYAFDPYGETEEKHMTSSTAAKEKARNRSTASSQQTTLPMSHSPTSKSQMYYENSNGNGNGNGHGHGKSSNGNARSNGRHMTQESSAGGSASTAPGPYARGSYAERAYSLPRQNHHYQQSSANMQPSGYYTHDRRAARQERERERERGEERRQRHERESSYDRSRDDPRLNGGADTPDFYFMPSQRKYSGEVVRVYVDYNKDPKH, from the exons ATGTCTATTAATAAAAGACTCGAGGGCGTGGCCGCCGCCCGCCTGTTAGCCGCGACTCTGCTGACGTTGGTCTGGCTAAAACTCGGCGCCGAGGCACACGTGGCCCTCACGTATCCACCTGCGCGCGCCTTGGATCTGGACTTCTTGGACAACTCGCGCACAAAGGCCCCTTGCGGCATGCCCAAAG GCTCCATACGCACCTCGCTGCTGTCGGGCTCCATGTTTAATGTCACCTGGCATTTGGCCTATCCGCACAAG GGCGGCTTCCGCTTGCAGCTCTTGGATGCACTCGACAGGCCCGTGCTGGATCTGACGCCGCACGTCAACAACTCTGAATTTGTGCGCACCGATGTCAC CGCTCAATCGTACCAGGTGAACATTCCCAAGGATTTCGAGTGCTTCAATTGCACGCTGCGCCTGCTGCGCCAGGCGGACGAATGGTCGAGCAACTATCGCTTCTGGTCCTGTGCTGATGTGGACATCAAGCAGCGCAAGGACTTCAAGGAGAGCTGCTCCGGCAAGGGCAAATACTTCCCCTCGCGCTGCAAGTGCGAAAAGAACTACTATGGACCGCAATGCCAGTACCGGGACGAGTGCACCAGCAATGCGGACTGCGGCGCCCAGGGCAAGTGCATCGATCTGGACGGCACCTCGCTGCCCCGTCGCCAGTGCTATTGCAACCTTGGCTGGCATGGCATTGGCTGCACCAAGCGCTCGCCCTACAAGTCAACCAGCCTGGACCTGTCGGCCTTTACGAAGAAGGAGCTGTCGCCGGACTATCACATGTACTGGCGTCTGTTGGAGGAGCAGAAGGAGATCGAGATCGTACTCAAGGTCAATGGCACCTCGTGGGTGGGCCTGGGCTGGCGTCCACGTGGTCTGACGCCGGAATGCAAGAACTTCCCGCTAATAAAGGACATTGGAGACTTGACGACAACGCTTGAGAACACGGGATCTGAGCATGCGGAGCCGGAGCCCAAGAGTGAACCGGAGCCCAAGAGTGAACCAGAGCCTAAGAGTGAACCAGAACCCAAGAGCGAGCCTGAACCCAAGAGCGAGCCGGAGCCTAAGAGTGAACCGGAACCCAAAAGCGAACCGGAACCCAAGAGCGAACCTGAGCCCAAGAGCGAACCGGAGCCCAAGAGTGAACCGGAGCCCAAGAGTGAACCCGAACCCAATGCTGAACCAACAGCCGAGCCCAGTGCCGAGCCAAGCACCAAAACAAAGCGCGTCGCCAAGCATGAGGACGAGCTTGCCAGCATTGACGGCGTCACGTCAGTGGCCACCAGCGTATCCTATCGCGTCAGCACCAAATCCGGACGCAGCCGCCGCCAAGCCACAG AGCCTAATAGCACAGCGGAGCCGAAGAGCGAACCGGAACCAACGACAACGAGTGAGCCAGTGCCGAAAAGTGAACCGGAGGCAACAACGAATGCACCGGAACCTAAAAGCGAACCTGAACCGAAGAGCGAGCCGGAACCGAAGAGCGAACCTGAGCCTAGAAGTGAACCGGAACCAAAGAGTGAACCAGAGCCAAAAAGTGAACCGGAACCCAAGAGCGAGCCAGAACCTAAGAGCGAGCCAGAACCTAAGAGCGAGCCGGAGCCTAAGAGCGAGCCAGAACCCAAGAGTGAGCCCGAACCGAAGAGCGAGCCGGAACCAAAAAGTGAACCGGAGCCCAAGAGCGAGCCAGAACCTAAGAGCGAACCGGAGCCTAAAAGCGAACCAGAACCGAAGAGTGAGCCCGAACCCAAAAGTGAGCCGGAACCCAAAAGTGAACCGGAACCCAAGAGTGAACCGGAGCCAAAGAGCGAGCCGGAACCCAAAAAGTCCGCAAATCTTGAGTCAGCAG AGCCCAAGTACAAGCTCAATCCGTACACACCGCGCCACGACTTTAATCCCATGGACTGCACGGATATCGTCATTGGTACGGCGCGCGGCATGGCCAGCCGTGTGGGTGATTATTATACTCGGGATCGTTCGACGCCGCGCAGCGATGAGTTCTACGGCGGCAAATCGGATTTGGCCTTGGGCACAGGTTTCGAGGAGAATGGCGTGACCACCATAATATTCCGCAAGAAGTTGGTGGCCAGCGATGCCACCGATCACACCTTGGACGATGCGCTGACTCACGTGATCTGGGCCAAGGGTCAGGAGCCGGGCAGCTATGTGCATGTGCCAGCCTCTGGCCTGGAAACGGAATCATCATCCGTCAAGGACTTCTATCAGCCGGATGAGCTCAAATATCATGGACACAAGCTACAACGCGGCGTTACCCAAATCAATTTCTTCG AGAAAGACAAACCGGCGGCCAACACCGATCGCAGTGATCTGAGCAGCAATGTGCTGGACAACGATTGCTACGGTCACTGGAAGTACCCCTCGAACTGCTCGCCCCAGGAGCACAGCTGCGAGTACTACGCAAGCTGGGAGACTGTGGGCCGGGGCGACGAGATGCGCTGGCACATCGAGACATCGAATACACAAACCTGGACGGGCATTGGCTTCAGCGATGATCAGCGCATGTCGCAGACGGATGCGATTATTGGCTGGGTTGATGGACGCAGTGGTCGTCCCTTCCTGATGGACACCTGGGTACTGGGCTATGCGCCGCCCAAGCTTGACGAACGTCAGGACATCTACAATGCATCCGGTCGCATTGAGAAGGGCGTCACCATCTTGGAGTTCAATCGCAAGCGTGTCAGCAATGACGAACAGGACTTGTCCTTCACAGATGATCACTGTCTCTATCTGTTCTTCCCCGTGCTGGGCGGCGCCTTCAACGTGGTCAACAAGAAGACACGCAAGCACGAGCAGGTCCCACCCATTTCTCCTCAACGCGTCTGCATCAAGTCCTGTGGCAAGG AGCTGGAATCCGTTTTCGTGGGCACCAGCACACCAGCGCCCAGTCGCTTGGTCTATGCGGTGGGCGTTAAGCTCATGAATCTGGCTGAATCATTCGAGGCGCCCAAGCCAGGCACTGTGGATTTCAACAATCTAGCCGCAACCATTTCGGACTCCTTCAATGGCATACTTTCTTCTATTCCGGGCTACTACAAGACCGAAATTTTAGGCTTTGAAAA GGAGGGCAGCACAATGGTGGCCAAGGTGCAGGCCATGTTCGACAAGGCCGACGTCGAGAAGCTGCATACGCTGGATACCAATAATGTGGAGAAGACCAGCGAGGCGGCTGTGCAGAAGAACGCGGAAGCTATCAAAGCAGCGCTATTGGATCAAATAGCCACCGGCAAGGTGGGCTCCCTAACAGTCGATCCGCAGTTCTTAGATTTCGAGGCGCTGGAAT ACAAGAGTGCCGTGGATACGAGTGCCAAGGATACGCTACTCTCCTTCTTCGATCTGTCCGAGACACGTTTGTATATTGTCCTAGGTCTGATTGCAGCCCTTGTGCTGATAGCACTGATCCAAGCGTTCTGCACCATTTTGAAGACCTCGCGCAAGAGCAAGAACACAAAG GAGAAACTGATACAGAACTCGCCCTGGAAGGAGTTCGCCTCGAACACGAACTACGCATTCGATCCATATGGCGAAACCGAGGAGAAGCACATGACCAGCAGCACCGCGGCCAAGGAGAAGGCGCGCAATCGTTCCACGGCCAGCAGTCAACAGACGACACTGCCCATGTCCCACTCGCCCACCAGCAAGTCGCAGATGTACTACGAGaacagcaatggcaatggcaatggcaatggccatGGACACGGCAAGAGCAGCAATGGCAACGCTCGCTCCAATGGCCGGCACATGACGCAGGAGAGCAGCGCGGGCGGCAGCGCGAGCACGGCACCCGGACCCTATGCACGTGGCAGCTACGCGGAGCGGGCATATTCGCTGCCGCGCCAGAATCATCATTACCAACAGAGCTCGGCCAATATGCAGCCATCCGGCTACTATACGCACGATCGTCGGGCTGCACGACAGGAGCGCGAACGGGAGCGGGAGCGGGGCGAGGAGCGACGCCAGCGACATGAACGGGAGTCCAGCTATGATAGATCGCGCGATGATCCGCGCTTGAATGGCGGCGCCGATACGCCGGACTTTTACTTTATGCCGTCGCAGCGCAAATATTCCGGCGAAGTGGTGCGCGTTTATGTGGACTACAACAAGGATCCAAAGcactaa
- the nahoda gene encoding uncharacterized protein nahoda isoform X2, whose product MSINKRLEGVAAARLLAATLLTLVWLKLGAEAHVALTYPPARALDLDFLDNSRTKAPCGMPKGSIRTSLLSGSMFNVTWHLAYPHKGGFRLQLLDALDRPVLDLTPHVNNSEFVRTDVTAQSYQVNIPKDFECFNCTLRLLRQADEWSSNYRFWSCADVDIKQRKDFKESCSGKGKYFPSRCKCEKNYYGPQCQYRDECTSNADCGAQGKCIDLDGTSLPRRQCYCNLGWHGIGCTKRSPYKSTSLDLSAFTKKELSPDYHMYWRLLEEQKEIEIVLKVNGTSWVGLGWRPRGLTPECKNFPLIKDIGDLTTTLENTGSEHAEPEPKSEPEPKSEPEPKSEPEPKSEPEPKSEPEPKSEPEPKSEPEPKSEPEPKSEPEPKSEPEPKSEPEPNAEPTAEPSAEPSTKTKRVAKHEDELASIDGVTSVATSVSYRVSTKSGRSRRQATEPKYKLNPYTPRHDFNPMDCTDIVIGTARGMASRVGDYYTRDRSTPRSDEFYGGKSDLALGTGFEENGVTTIIFRKKLVASDATDHTLDDALTHVIWAKGQEPGSYVHVPASGLETESSSVKDFYQPDELKYHGHKLQRGVTQINFFEKDKPAANTDRSDLSSNVLDNDCYGHWKYPSNCSPQEHSCEYYASWETVGRGDEMRWHIETSNTQTWTGIGFSDDQRMSQTDAIIGWVDGRSGRPFLMDTWVLGYAPPKLDERQDIYNASGRIEKGVTILEFNRKRVSNDEQDLSFTDDHCLYLFFPVLGGAFNVVNKKTRKHEQVPPISPQRVCIKSCGKELESVFVGTSTPAPSRLVYAVGVKLMNLAESFEAPKPGTVDFNNLAATISDSFNGILSSIPGYYKTEILGFEKEGSTMVAKVQAMFDKADVEKLHTLDTNNVEKTSEAAVQKNAEAIKAALLDQIATGKVGSLTVDPQFLDFEALEYKSAVDTSAKDTLLSFFDLSETRLYIVLGLIAALVLIALIQAFCTILKTSRKSKNTKEKLIQNSPWKEFASNTNYAFDPYGETEEKHMTSSTAAKEKARNRSTASSQQTTLPMSHSPTSKSQMYYENSNGNGNGNGHGHGKSSNGNARSNGRHMTQESSAGGSASTAPGPYARGSYAERAYSLPRQNHHYQQSSANMQPSGYYTHDRRAARQERERERERGEERRQRHERESSYDRSRDDPRLNGGADTPDFYFMPSQRKYSGEVVRVYVDYNKDPKH is encoded by the exons ATGTCTATTAATAAAAGACTCGAGGGCGTGGCCGCCGCCCGCCTGTTAGCCGCGACTCTGCTGACGTTGGTCTGGCTAAAACTCGGCGCCGAGGCACACGTGGCCCTCACGTATCCACCTGCGCGCGCCTTGGATCTGGACTTCTTGGACAACTCGCGCACAAAGGCCCCTTGCGGCATGCCCAAAG GCTCCATACGCACCTCGCTGCTGTCGGGCTCCATGTTTAATGTCACCTGGCATTTGGCCTATCCGCACAAG GGCGGCTTCCGCTTGCAGCTCTTGGATGCACTCGACAGGCCCGTGCTGGATCTGACGCCGCACGTCAACAACTCTGAATTTGTGCGCACCGATGTCAC CGCTCAATCGTACCAGGTGAACATTCCCAAGGATTTCGAGTGCTTCAATTGCACGCTGCGCCTGCTGCGCCAGGCGGACGAATGGTCGAGCAACTATCGCTTCTGGTCCTGTGCTGATGTGGACATCAAGCAGCGCAAGGACTTCAAGGAGAGCTGCTCCGGCAAGGGCAAATACTTCCCCTCGCGCTGCAAGTGCGAAAAGAACTACTATGGACCGCAATGCCAGTACCGGGACGAGTGCACCAGCAATGCGGACTGCGGCGCCCAGGGCAAGTGCATCGATCTGGACGGCACCTCGCTGCCCCGTCGCCAGTGCTATTGCAACCTTGGCTGGCATGGCATTGGCTGCACCAAGCGCTCGCCCTACAAGTCAACCAGCCTGGACCTGTCGGCCTTTACGAAGAAGGAGCTGTCGCCGGACTATCACATGTACTGGCGTCTGTTGGAGGAGCAGAAGGAGATCGAGATCGTACTCAAGGTCAATGGCACCTCGTGGGTGGGCCTGGGCTGGCGTCCACGTGGTCTGACGCCGGAATGCAAGAACTTCCCGCTAATAAAGGACATTGGAGACTTGACGACAACGCTTGAGAACACGGGATCTGAGCATGCGGAGCCGGAGCCCAAGAGTGAACCGGAGCCCAAGAGTGAACCAGAGCCTAAGAGTGAACCAGAACCCAAGAGCGAGCCTGAACCCAAGAGCGAGCCGGAGCCTAAGAGTGAACCGGAACCCAAAAGCGAACCGGAACCCAAGAGCGAACCTGAGCCCAAGAGCGAACCGGAGCCCAAGAGTGAACCGGAGCCCAAGAGTGAACCCGAACCCAATGCTGAACCAACAGCCGAGCCCAGTGCCGAGCCAAGCACCAAAACAAAGCGCGTCGCCAAGCATGAGGACGAGCTTGCCAGCATTGACGGCGTCACGTCAGTGGCCACCAGCGTATCCTATCGCGTCAGCACCAAATCCGGACGCAGCCGCCGCCAAGCCACAG AGCCCAAGTACAAGCTCAATCCGTACACACCGCGCCACGACTTTAATCCCATGGACTGCACGGATATCGTCATTGGTACGGCGCGCGGCATGGCCAGCCGTGTGGGTGATTATTATACTCGGGATCGTTCGACGCCGCGCAGCGATGAGTTCTACGGCGGCAAATCGGATTTGGCCTTGGGCACAGGTTTCGAGGAGAATGGCGTGACCACCATAATATTCCGCAAGAAGTTGGTGGCCAGCGATGCCACCGATCACACCTTGGACGATGCGCTGACTCACGTGATCTGGGCCAAGGGTCAGGAGCCGGGCAGCTATGTGCATGTGCCAGCCTCTGGCCTGGAAACGGAATCATCATCCGTCAAGGACTTCTATCAGCCGGATGAGCTCAAATATCATGGACACAAGCTACAACGCGGCGTTACCCAAATCAATTTCTTCG AGAAAGACAAACCGGCGGCCAACACCGATCGCAGTGATCTGAGCAGCAATGTGCTGGACAACGATTGCTACGGTCACTGGAAGTACCCCTCGAACTGCTCGCCCCAGGAGCACAGCTGCGAGTACTACGCAAGCTGGGAGACTGTGGGCCGGGGCGACGAGATGCGCTGGCACATCGAGACATCGAATACACAAACCTGGACGGGCATTGGCTTCAGCGATGATCAGCGCATGTCGCAGACGGATGCGATTATTGGCTGGGTTGATGGACGCAGTGGTCGTCCCTTCCTGATGGACACCTGGGTACTGGGCTATGCGCCGCCCAAGCTTGACGAACGTCAGGACATCTACAATGCATCCGGTCGCATTGAGAAGGGCGTCACCATCTTGGAGTTCAATCGCAAGCGTGTCAGCAATGACGAACAGGACTTGTCCTTCACAGATGATCACTGTCTCTATCTGTTCTTCCCCGTGCTGGGCGGCGCCTTCAACGTGGTCAACAAGAAGACACGCAAGCACGAGCAGGTCCCACCCATTTCTCCTCAACGCGTCTGCATCAAGTCCTGTGGCAAGG AGCTGGAATCCGTTTTCGTGGGCACCAGCACACCAGCGCCCAGTCGCTTGGTCTATGCGGTGGGCGTTAAGCTCATGAATCTGGCTGAATCATTCGAGGCGCCCAAGCCAGGCACTGTGGATTTCAACAATCTAGCCGCAACCATTTCGGACTCCTTCAATGGCATACTTTCTTCTATTCCGGGCTACTACAAGACCGAAATTTTAGGCTTTGAAAA GGAGGGCAGCACAATGGTGGCCAAGGTGCAGGCCATGTTCGACAAGGCCGACGTCGAGAAGCTGCATACGCTGGATACCAATAATGTGGAGAAGACCAGCGAGGCGGCTGTGCAGAAGAACGCGGAAGCTATCAAAGCAGCGCTATTGGATCAAATAGCCACCGGCAAGGTGGGCTCCCTAACAGTCGATCCGCAGTTCTTAGATTTCGAGGCGCTGGAAT ACAAGAGTGCCGTGGATACGAGTGCCAAGGATACGCTACTCTCCTTCTTCGATCTGTCCGAGACACGTTTGTATATTGTCCTAGGTCTGATTGCAGCCCTTGTGCTGATAGCACTGATCCAAGCGTTCTGCACCATTTTGAAGACCTCGCGCAAGAGCAAGAACACAAAG GAGAAACTGATACAGAACTCGCCCTGGAAGGAGTTCGCCTCGAACACGAACTACGCATTCGATCCATATGGCGAAACCGAGGAGAAGCACATGACCAGCAGCACCGCGGCCAAGGAGAAGGCGCGCAATCGTTCCACGGCCAGCAGTCAACAGACGACACTGCCCATGTCCCACTCGCCCACCAGCAAGTCGCAGATGTACTACGAGaacagcaatggcaatggcaatggcaatggccatGGACACGGCAAGAGCAGCAATGGCAACGCTCGCTCCAATGGCCGGCACATGACGCAGGAGAGCAGCGCGGGCGGCAGCGCGAGCACGGCACCCGGACCCTATGCACGTGGCAGCTACGCGGAGCGGGCATATTCGCTGCCGCGCCAGAATCATCATTACCAACAGAGCTCGGCCAATATGCAGCCATCCGGCTACTATACGCACGATCGTCGGGCTGCACGACAGGAGCGCGAACGGGAGCGGGAGCGGGGCGAGGAGCGACGCCAGCGACATGAACGGGAGTCCAGCTATGATAGATCGCGCGATGATCCGCGCTTGAATGGCGGCGCCGATACGCCGGACTTTTACTTTATGCCGTCGCAGCGCAAATATTCCGGCGAAGTGGTGCGCGTTTATGTGGACTACAACAAGGATCCAAAGcactaa
- the nahoda gene encoding uncharacterized protein nahoda isoform X4: MSINKRLEGVAAARLLAATLLTLVWLKLGAEAHVALTYPPARALDLDFLDNSRTKAPCGMPKGSIRTSLLSGSMFNVTWHLAYPHKGGFRLQLLDALDRPVLDLTPHVNNSEFVRTDVTAQSYQVNIPKDFECFNCTLRLLRQADEWSSNYRFWSCADVDIKQRKDFKESCSGKGKYFPSRCKCEKNYYGPQCQYRDECTSNADCGAQGKCIDLDGTSLPRRQCYCNLGWHGIGCTKRSPYKSTSLDLSAFTKKELSPDYHMYWRLLEEQKEIEIVLKVNGTSWVGLGWRPRGLTPECKNFPLIKDIGDLTTTLENTGSEHAEPEPKSEPEPKSEPEPKSEPEPKSEPEPKSEPEPKSEPEPKSEPEPKSEPEPKSEPEPKSEPEPKSEPEPNAEPTAEPSAEPSTKTKRVAKHEDELASIDGVTSVATSVSYRVSTKSGRSRRQATEPKYKLNPYTPRHDFNPMDCTDIVIGTARGMASRVGDYYTRDRSTPRSDEFYGGKSDLALGTGFEENGVTTIIFRKKLVASDATDHTLDDALTHVIWAKGQEPGSYVHVPASGLETESSSVKDFYQPDELKYHGHKLQRGVTQINFFEKDKPAANTDRSDLSSNVLDNDCYGHWKYPSNCSPQEHSCEYYASWETVGRGDEMRWHIETSNTQTWTGIGFSDDQRMSQTDAIIGWVDGRSGRPFLMDTWVLGYAPPKLDERQDIYNASGRIEKGVTILEFNRKRVSNDEQDLSFTDDHCLYLFFPVLGGAFNVVNKKTRKHEQVPPISPQRVCIKSCGKELESVFVGTSTPAPSRLVYAVGVKLMNLAESFEAPKPGTVDFNNLAATISDSFNGILSSIPGYYKTEILGFEKEGSTMVAKVQAMFDKADVEKLHTLDTNNVEKTSEAAVQKNAEAIKAALLDQIATGKVGSLTVDPQFLDFEALEYKSAVDTSAKDTLLSFFDLSETRLYIVLGLIAALVLIALIQAFCTILKTSRKSKNTKLVYVIPDEWRIYQQRQHQRYYQPSSDL; this comes from the exons ATGTCTATTAATAAAAGACTCGAGGGCGTGGCCGCCGCCCGCCTGTTAGCCGCGACTCTGCTGACGTTGGTCTGGCTAAAACTCGGCGCCGAGGCACACGTGGCCCTCACGTATCCACCTGCGCGCGCCTTGGATCTGGACTTCTTGGACAACTCGCGCACAAAGGCCCCTTGCGGCATGCCCAAAG GCTCCATACGCACCTCGCTGCTGTCGGGCTCCATGTTTAATGTCACCTGGCATTTGGCCTATCCGCACAAG GGCGGCTTCCGCTTGCAGCTCTTGGATGCACTCGACAGGCCCGTGCTGGATCTGACGCCGCACGTCAACAACTCTGAATTTGTGCGCACCGATGTCAC CGCTCAATCGTACCAGGTGAACATTCCCAAGGATTTCGAGTGCTTCAATTGCACGCTGCGCCTGCTGCGCCAGGCGGACGAATGGTCGAGCAACTATCGCTTCTGGTCCTGTGCTGATGTGGACATCAAGCAGCGCAAGGACTTCAAGGAGAGCTGCTCCGGCAAGGGCAAATACTTCCCCTCGCGCTGCAAGTGCGAAAAGAACTACTATGGACCGCAATGCCAGTACCGGGACGAGTGCACCAGCAATGCGGACTGCGGCGCCCAGGGCAAGTGCATCGATCTGGACGGCACCTCGCTGCCCCGTCGCCAGTGCTATTGCAACCTTGGCTGGCATGGCATTGGCTGCACCAAGCGCTCGCCCTACAAGTCAACCAGCCTGGACCTGTCGGCCTTTACGAAGAAGGAGCTGTCGCCGGACTATCACATGTACTGGCGTCTGTTGGAGGAGCAGAAGGAGATCGAGATCGTACTCAAGGTCAATGGCACCTCGTGGGTGGGCCTGGGCTGGCGTCCACGTGGTCTGACGCCGGAATGCAAGAACTTCCCGCTAATAAAGGACATTGGAGACTTGACGACAACGCTTGAGAACACGGGATCTGAGCATGCGGAGCCGGAGCCCAAGAGTGAACCGGAGCCCAAGAGTGAACCAGAGCCTAAGAGTGAACCAGAACCCAAGAGCGAGCCTGAACCCAAGAGCGAGCCGGAGCCTAAGAGTGAACCGGAACCCAAAAGCGAACCGGAACCCAAGAGCGAACCTGAGCCCAAGAGCGAACCGGAGCCCAAGAGTGAACCGGAGCCCAAGAGTGAACCCGAACCCAATGCTGAACCAACAGCCGAGCCCAGTGCCGAGCCAAGCACCAAAACAAAGCGCGTCGCCAAGCATGAGGACGAGCTTGCCAGCATTGACGGCGTCACGTCAGTGGCCACCAGCGTATCCTATCGCGTCAGCACCAAATCCGGACGCAGCCGCCGCCAAGCCACAG AGCCCAAGTACAAGCTCAATCCGTACACACCGCGCCACGACTTTAATCCCATGGACTGCACGGATATCGTCATTGGTACGGCGCGCGGCATGGCCAGCCGTGTGGGTGATTATTATACTCGGGATCGTTCGACGCCGCGCAGCGATGAGTTCTACGGCGGCAAATCGGATTTGGCCTTGGGCACAGGTTTCGAGGAGAATGGCGTGACCACCATAATATTCCGCAAGAAGTTGGTGGCCAGCGATGCCACCGATCACACCTTGGACGATGCGCTGACTCACGTGATCTGGGCCAAGGGTCAGGAGCCGGGCAGCTATGTGCATGTGCCAGCCTCTGGCCTGGAAACGGAATCATCATCCGTCAAGGACTTCTATCAGCCGGATGAGCTCAAATATCATGGACACAAGCTACAACGCGGCGTTACCCAAATCAATTTCTTCG AGAAAGACAAACCGGCGGCCAACACCGATCGCAGTGATCTGAGCAGCAATGTGCTGGACAACGATTGCTACGGTCACTGGAAGTACCCCTCGAACTGCTCGCCCCAGGAGCACAGCTGCGAGTACTACGCAAGCTGGGAGACTGTGGGCCGGGGCGACGAGATGCGCTGGCACATCGAGACATCGAATACACAAACCTGGACGGGCATTGGCTTCAGCGATGATCAGCGCATGTCGCAGACGGATGCGATTATTGGCTGGGTTGATGGACGCAGTGGTCGTCCCTTCCTGATGGACACCTGGGTACTGGGCTATGCGCCGCCCAAGCTTGACGAACGTCAGGACATCTACAATGCATCCGGTCGCATTGAGAAGGGCGTCACCATCTTGGAGTTCAATCGCAAGCGTGTCAGCAATGACGAACAGGACTTGTCCTTCACAGATGATCACTGTCTCTATCTGTTCTTCCCCGTGCTGGGCGGCGCCTTCAACGTGGTCAACAAGAAGACACGCAAGCACGAGCAGGTCCCACCCATTTCTCCTCAACGCGTCTGCATCAAGTCCTGTGGCAAGG AGCTGGAATCCGTTTTCGTGGGCACCAGCACACCAGCGCCCAGTCGCTTGGTCTATGCGGTGGGCGTTAAGCTCATGAATCTGGCTGAATCATTCGAGGCGCCCAAGCCAGGCACTGTGGATTTCAACAATCTAGCCGCAACCATTTCGGACTCCTTCAATGGCATACTTTCTTCTATTCCGGGCTACTACAAGACCGAAATTTTAGGCTTTGAAAA GGAGGGCAGCACAATGGTGGCCAAGGTGCAGGCCATGTTCGACAAGGCCGACGTCGAGAAGCTGCATACGCTGGATACCAATAATGTGGAGAAGACCAGCGAGGCGGCTGTGCAGAAGAACGCGGAAGCTATCAAAGCAGCGCTATTGGATCAAATAGCCACCGGCAAGGTGGGCTCCCTAACAGTCGATCCGCAGTTCTTAGATTTCGAGGCGCTGGAAT ACAAGAGTGCCGTGGATACGAGTGCCAAGGATACGCTACTCTCCTTCTTCGATCTGTCCGAGACACGTTTGTATATTGTCCTAGGTCTGATTGCAGCCCTTGTGCTGATAGCACTGATCCAAGCGTTCTGCACCATTTTGAAGACCTCGCGCAAGAGCAAGAACACAAAG CTGGTTTACGTAATACCCGACGAATGGCGCATATATCAACAGCGACAACACCAACGCTACTATCAGCCCTCTAGCGATCTATAA